In a single window of the Neodiprion virginianus isolate iyNeoVirg1 chromosome 1, iyNeoVirg1.1, whole genome shotgun sequence genome:
- the LOC124307238 gene encoding mediator of RNA polymerase II transcription subunit 26 encodes MQRYCTELTERLLKSLDKEYNVVDMGAVVEVITALEKTTITKEVLEITRLGKYINELRRKTSNDALAKRAKDLVRRWRDMVLPSAHTTPQPTLADTAPVALNGAKPQSPALRSLKPQSPALRGLKPQSPLVKDTTPLRVLSPVISVHSDHSRSPHITPNKPMINVTTNHRPNLDESPKIGPAIQNHVTDAVPRTHSSNKRLRKEDSENSHTTRTPVEPFMKRQRLNGENFNSSLNSQVPSPLSKERIPEKSVEPIVESEVPIGPKKRGRKKGSKSVKKQQLVEDHVKEKLASMSRNPKLKTTQELLADLQARGSHSNSIVTSSQSRKDPPSTEDVLRSNSEHVTKYLQSQNDVLRGAGDGALQTRLKSDDSDHKVSRYRDIGGGDANLNLKSRESPSRTPKHLTVEEILAKLPPLDLNAIVWSDPEDEQDDSEIIACPKREISAEDLDILHTQQVEGLNGNFQPKLTLNVENGKNEVSNMDVMERVASDLSTSKMQDTPSDGTYGSTNVQNSDNRVSQKDREFREWHEMLARPSYNDQILHILPYVIID; translated from the exons ATGCAGAGATACTGCACCGAGCTCACGGAAAGATTGTTGAAATCCCTTGACAAGGAATACAAT GTTGTCGATATGGGAGCTGTTGTGGAAGTCATCACGGCCCTGGAAAAAACGACGATTACCAAAGAAGTGCTTGAG ATCACAAggcttggaaaatatatcaatGAGCTCCGACGTAAGACGAGCAACGATGCCTTGGCTAAAAGGGCCAAGGATCTGGTACGTCGGTGGCGAGATATGGTTTTGCCCTCAGCCCATACCACACCGCAGCCCACACTGGCTGATACCGCACCAGTGGCTCTTAATGGTGCAAAACCTCAAAGTCCAGCGTTGAGATCTTTAAAGCCTCAAAGCCCTGCCCTCAGAGGCCTGAAACCACAGAGCCCTTTAGTAAAGGATACAACACCATTGCGG GTGCTGAGTCCAGTTATATCAGTGCATAGTGACCATTCACGATCACCACATATAACTCCAAACAAACCTATGATCAACGTGACAACTAATCACAGACCAAACCTAGACGAATCTCCCAAAATCGGGCCGGCCATACAAAATCATGTGACAGACGCTGTCCCACGCACTCACAGTTCAAACAAACGTCTCCGAAAAGaggattctgaaaattcacACACAACTAGGACTCCTGTTGAACCGTTCATGAAACGACAGCGTTTAAAtggagaaaatttcaacagtAGCTTAAATTCGCAAGTGCCTAGCCCTCTGTCAAAAGAGCGAATTCCCGAAAAGTCTGTGGAACCTATTGTGGAATCAGAAGTTCCTATAGGACCTAAGAAAAGGGGCCGAAAAAAGGGAAGTAAGTCTGTAAAGAAGCAACAGCTGGTCGAAGATCATGTTAAAGAAAAGTTGGCCAGCATGTCACGAAATCCGAAATTAAAAACAACTCAAGAATTATTGGCTGACCTCCAAGCAAGAGGATCTCATTCAAATTCGATCGTGACATCTAGTCAGAGTAGAAAAGATCCACCTAGTACAGAAGATGTGTTGAGGAGTAATAGTGAACATGTCACAAAATATTTACAGTCGCAAAACGATGTCTTACGTGGGGCGGGTGACGGTGCTTTACAAACACGGTTAAAATCCGATGATAGTGATCACAAAGTATCGAGGTATCGAGATATAGGTGGCGGTGATGCTAATCTAAACCTAAAATCTCGAGAAAGTCCTTCGAGAACACCAAAGCACTTAACGGTGGAAGAGATTCTAGCAAAACTGCCTCCCCTTGATCTAAACGCGATTGTTTGGAGTGATCCTGAAGATGAACAAGATGACAGCGAAATTATAGCATGTCCGAAACGGGAGATATCAGCTGAAGATTTAGATATCCTTCATACGCAACAGGTGGAAGGTCTCAACGGCAATTTTCAGCCTAAGCTAACCTTGAATGTAGAAAATGGTAAGAACGAAGTGTCAAATATGGACGTAATGGAAAGGGTCGCGAGTGACTTGTCTACGAGTAAAATGCAAGATACTCCTAGCGATGGTACATATGGATCTACGAACGTGCAGAATAGTGATAATCGTGTCAGTCAAAAGGACAGAGAGTTTCGGGAATGGCACGAGATGCTGGCACGACCCAGCTACAATGACCAGATCCTCCACATATTGCCTTACGTTATAATTGATTAG
- the LOC124307431 gene encoding iron-sulfur cluster assembly 1 homolog, mitochondrial isoform X1: MASRIAAAATVRAVKNRRIIPTRAALVLSPNAVNKIKEILKDKNEYIGLKVGVRQRGCNGLSYTLDYATHKDKLDEEVVQDGVRVIIDRKAQLSLLGTEMDYVENKLSSEFVFNNPNIKGTCGCGESFSV, encoded by the exons ATGGCGTCGCGAATCGCAGCGGCTGCCACTGTACGGGCCGTCAAGAACCGTAGAATTATTCCCACTCGAGCTGCATTGGTTTTA tctcCGAATGCTGTGAACAAAATCAAGGAGATTTTAAAGGATAAGAACGAATAT ATTGGTCTTAAAGTGGGAGTACGGCAACGGGGTTGCAACGGACTCAGCTATACTCTTGATTATGCAACACATAAGGATAAACTAGACGAGGAAGTTGTGCAGGATGGAGTTCGTGTTATAATAGACAGGAAGGCACAATTGTCCTTGCTGGGCACAGAAATGGATTATGTGGAAAACAAGCTGAGCTCAGAATTCGTGTTTAACAACCCAAATATCAAAGGGACGTGTGGATGTGGCGAAAGCTTTTCTGTGTAG
- the LOC124307431 gene encoding iron-sulfur cluster assembly 1 homolog, mitochondrial isoform X2, translated as MASRIAAAATVRAVKNRRIIPTRAALVLIGLKVGVRQRGCNGLSYTLDYATHKDKLDEEVVQDGVRVIIDRKAQLSLLGTEMDYVENKLSSEFVFNNPNIKGTCGCGESFSV; from the exons ATGGCGTCGCGAATCGCAGCGGCTGCCACTGTACGGGCCGTCAAGAACCGTAGAATTATTCCCACTCGAGCTGCATTGGTTTTA ATTGGTCTTAAAGTGGGAGTACGGCAACGGGGTTGCAACGGACTCAGCTATACTCTTGATTATGCAACACATAAGGATAAACTAGACGAGGAAGTTGTGCAGGATGGAGTTCGTGTTATAATAGACAGGAAGGCACAATTGTCCTTGCTGGGCACAGAAATGGATTATGTGGAAAACAAGCTGAGCTCAGAATTCGTGTTTAACAACCCAAATATCAAAGGGACGTGTGGATGTGGCGAAAGCTTTTCTGTGTAG
- the LOC124309537 gene encoding uncharacterized protein LOC124309537 produces the protein MILSTKPLQSFCMNLKAIKLSFQGDKKRKTELSPVGRKSVSVKITTPKDQVAELLFENCTECKRIMSAVPQGVFAARKVRENKERIWLISEMNATEGGNENKGNYHSYTNAKPINQSTELTPLKYNSKLMNSIWGLYNRYSVHNFKKNTDSKDGLSSTGWRAPLGPLAPQNPVTPRMNGC, from the exons ATGATATTGTCTACGAAACCTCTGCAGTCATTCTGTATGAATTTGAAAGCGATTAAACTGAGTTTTCAAGGAGATAAGAAAAGGAAGACTGAACTCAGTCCTGTGGGTCGAAAATCGGTCAGCGTGAAAATCACGACTCCAAAAGATCAAGTCGCTGAACTGCTTTTCGAAAACTGTACTG agTGCAAGAGAATTATGTCTGCTGTACCACAGGGAGTATTTGCGGCGCGAAAAGTCCGCGAAAACAAGGAAAGAATCTGGTTGATTTCAGAGATGAACGCTACGGAAGGTGGAAACGAGAATAAGGGGAACTATCACTCGTACACTAATGCCAAGCCGATCAATCAAA gcaCCGAGTTAACACCGCTCAAGTACAATAGCAAATTGATGAACAGCATATGGGGCTTGTACAATCGCTATTCGGTgcacaatttcaaaaaaaataccgaTTCTAAGGATGGACTCTCTTCGACGGGCTGGCGAGCACCCTTAGGCCCTTTAGCTCCCCAGAATCCCGTCACACCCCGTATGAATGGCTGCTAG
- the LOC124309546 gene encoding arrestin domain-containing protein 3-like codes for MDHISEFDIRLEKEAYYAGETIHGHVILHTTENFKLRSIRVSLRGQAHAEWKVLVSGDRRSVKDDQYFVDERLVIWGQDSSEGPVPILPRGKHQFPFRFNLPESALPCSFESRTGCIRYYIKATVDRPYASPPQGFKYFTLIGPHIDCMDEQYLKPMVGNEIYASCCFCCTRYPVELSAQLERSAYVCGESIKLRAAMDNRGLEKAWLKVKLTQYVEFFIDRGVLGASREQQKMVLEYKGDPVQPGSAMKWDSAKTMVLPVCPPTLLGVCRLIQIYYVLKVSVEFEKAGEDLQMHFPITVATVPFRIPNSVHQPQIKYEVAAEHVEGGCYIGPEFLLGQVYDGSDVTQPSALVLYRPVYVCTTNDCRGHEH; via the exons ATGGACCACATAAGTGAGTTCGATATTAGACTTGAAAAAGAGGCGTATTATGCTGGAGAAACGATACACGGCCACGTCATTTTACACACAaccgaaaatttcaaattgagaT CTATTAGGGTATCATTGCGGGGTCAGGCACACGCAGAATGGAAAGTACTCGTTAGCGGTGATCGACGAAGCGTTAAAGATGATCAATATTTTGTTGACGAGAGGCTGGTCATATGGGGCCAAG ATTCATCGGAAGGTCCTGTGCCAATATTACCTCGTGGGAAACATCAGTTTCcatttcgattcaatttaCCTGAAAGTGCCCTGCCCTGCAGTTTTGAATCTCGTACTGGCTGCATTAGATACTACATAAAAGCAACAGTTGATAGACCTTACGCCAGTCCGCCACAGGGTTTTAAATACTTCACCTTGATCGGGCCTCACATAGACTGTATGGATGAACAATATCTG aAACCAATGGttggaaatgaaatatatGCTTCCTGCTGTTTCTGCTGCACGCGTTATCCAGTAGAATTAAGTGCCCAGTTAGAAAGAAGCGCTTATGTTTGTGGAGAGAGCATCAAGTTACGCGCCGCAATGGACAACAGAGGATTAGAAAAAGCTTGGCTGAAAGTTAAATTGACACAG TACgtggaatttttcatcgacCGTGGTGTTCTTGGAGCGAGTAGGGAGCAACAGAAAATGGTTTTAGAGTACAAGGGCGACCCAGTGCAACCTGGTTCAGCTATGAAATGGGACTCTGCCAAAACGATGGTTTTACCAGTATGTCCCCCAACGTTACTAGGTGTCTGCCGGCTCATTCAAATCTATTACGTTTTGAAG GTCAGTGTGGAATTTGAAAAGGCAGGGGAAGATCTTCAGATGCATTTTCCTATAACTGTTGCAACTGTTCCATTCCGGATACCAAACAGCGTTCATCAACCACAAATAAAATATG AAGTTGCAGCTGAGCATGTAGAAGGAGGTTGTTACATAGGACCAGAATTTTTACTTGGCCAGGTCTACGACGGATCGGATGTAACGCAACCTTCAGCCCTTGTTTTGTACAGACCCGTGTACGTATGCACCACAAACGACTGTAGAGGTCACGAACATTAA
- the LOC124304176 gene encoding uncharacterized protein LOC124304176 isoform X2 translates to MSPRDNQQIEEEVSDSQLHIVPKSIHESMASAQFKETESTRDVTDVGTDGTAESEIEKKDDHIRISGVQEIFKPRPSNLEDLFHNENLTYDTTEANLNLGDISEDEEIWVFNIPKTINPKNFKGQSIKLGKKNNFQVGNELYETCSSASDSKQHLSLVFNTGRRKRPYKTINVKPAGCVQVRQKLSSIVDIDLVSPKKASVPFPKNLKLRHPLFGHDYRDKVISVEK, encoded by the exons ATGTCACCTAGAGATAACCAACaaatagaagaagaagtaTCTGATTCTCAATTGCATATCGTTCCTAAAAGTATCCACGAATCAATGGCATCAGCACAATTTAAAGAGACCGAATCTACACGTGATGTGACTGATGTCGGTACGGACGGGACTGCAgaaagtgaaattgaaaaaaaagatgatcACATTCGAATTTCTGGAGtacaagaaattttcaaaccgagGCCATCAAAT CTAGAAGATTTATTCcacaatgaaaatttgaccTACGATACTACTGAGGCTAATTTGAACCTAGGAGACATTTCTGAAGATGAAGAAATTTGGGTATTCAATATTCCCAAAACG ATCAATCCCAAGAACTTTAAAGGACAATCGATAAAGcttgggaaaaaaaacaattttcaagttGGGAACGAATTGTATGAAACATGTTCAAGTGCAAGTGACAGCAAGCAGCATTTGTCTTTAGTCTTTAATACTGGTAGACGAAAGCGACCTTACAAAACAA TTAATGTGAAACCTGCAGGCTGTGTACAAGTTCGCCAGAAACTTTCCAGCATAGTGGATATAGATTTGGTATCTCCAAAAAAGGCAAGCGTACCCTTTCCAAAGAATCTTAAACTTAGGCACCCTCTATTTGGCCATGATTATCGCGACAAAGTTATATCTGTTGAGAAATGA
- the LOC124304176 gene encoding uncharacterized protein LOC124304176 isoform X1: MSPRDNQQIEEEVSDSQLHIVPKSIHESMASAQFKETESTRDVTDVGTDGTAESEIEKKDDHIRISGVQEIFKPRPSNVCCFPLFRSCNREVQLQAHNVFILQLEDLFHNENLTYDTTEANLNLGDISEDEEIWVFNIPKTINPKNFKGQSIKLGKKNNFQVGNELYETCSSASDSKQHLSLVFNTGRRKRPYKTINVKPAGCVQVRQKLSSIVDIDLVSPKKASVPFPKNLKLRHPLFGHDYRDKVISVEK, encoded by the exons ATGTCACCTAGAGATAACCAACaaatagaagaagaagtaTCTGATTCTCAATTGCATATCGTTCCTAAAAGTATCCACGAATCAATGGCATCAGCACAATTTAAAGAGACCGAATCTACACGTGATGTGACTGATGTCGGTACGGACGGGACTGCAgaaagtgaaattgaaaaaaaagatgatcACATTCGAATTTCTGGAGtacaagaaattttcaaaccgagGCCATCAAATGTATG CTGCTTCCCACTTTTTCGATCGTGCAACAGGGAGGTCCAGCTCCAAGCACATAACGTGTTTATTTTACAGCTAGAAGATTTATTCcacaatgaaaatttgaccTACGATACTACTGAGGCTAATTTGAACCTAGGAGACATTTCTGAAGATGAAGAAATTTGGGTATTCAATATTCCCAAAACG ATCAATCCCAAGAACTTTAAAGGACAATCGATAAAGcttgggaaaaaaaacaattttcaagttGGGAACGAATTGTATGAAACATGTTCAAGTGCAAGTGACAGCAAGCAGCATTTGTCTTTAGTCTTTAATACTGGTAGACGAAAGCGACCTTACAAAACAA TTAATGTGAAACCTGCAGGCTGTGTACAAGTTCGCCAGAAACTTTCCAGCATAGTGGATATAGATTTGGTATCTCCAAAAAAGGCAAGCGTACCCTTTCCAAAGAATCTTAAACTTAGGCACCCTCTATTTGGCCATGATTATCGCGACAAAGTTATATCTGTTGAGAAATGA
- the LOC124304176 gene encoding uncharacterized protein LOC124304176 isoform X3 has translation MSVRTGLQKVKLKKKMITFEFLEYKKFSNRGHQICFPLFRSCNREVQLQAHNVFILQLEDLFHNENLTYDTTEANLNLGDISEDEEIWVFNIPKTINPKNFKGQSIKLGKKNNFQVGNELYETCSSASDSKQHLSLVFNTGRRKRPYKTINVKPAGCVQVRQKLSSIVDIDLVSPKKASVPFPKNLKLRHPLFGHDYRDKVISVEK, from the exons ATGTCGGTACGGACGGGACTGCAgaaagtgaaattgaaaaaaaagatgatcACATTCGAATTTCTGGAGtacaagaaattttcaaaccgagGCCATCAAAT CTGCTTCCCACTTTTTCGATCGTGCAACAGGGAGGTCCAGCTCCAAGCACATAACGTGTTTATTTTACAGCTAGAAGATTTATTCcacaatgaaaatttgaccTACGATACTACTGAGGCTAATTTGAACCTAGGAGACATTTCTGAAGATGAAGAAATTTGGGTATTCAATATTCCCAAAACG ATCAATCCCAAGAACTTTAAAGGACAATCGATAAAGcttgggaaaaaaaacaattttcaagttGGGAACGAATTGTATGAAACATGTTCAAGTGCAAGTGACAGCAAGCAGCATTTGTCTTTAGTCTTTAATACTGGTAGACGAAAGCGACCTTACAAAACAA TTAATGTGAAACCTGCAGGCTGTGTACAAGTTCGCCAGAAACTTTCCAGCATAGTGGATATAGATTTGGTATCTCCAAAAAAGGCAAGCGTACCCTTTCCAAAGAATCTTAAACTTAGGCACCCTCTATTTGGCCATGATTATCGCGACAAAGTTATATCTGTTGAGAAATGA
- the LOC124307163 gene encoding uncharacterized protein LOC124307163, producing the protein MLSVATAAVHRNIRPKATTTSPTSPNIMVDTSCTWNARITQSAKRRRNHQGPCSARKKLIPSPTEDLSLNLNLNSSEITLTPIKKTIDNTGIADRNNYHQTPSDITHKNDSNKTNDATSMRKCNDVYLIVEVHDNTAPTTKNGAVKSDHTESKNCSLMPFVNSDEISIRPIVKKPIHRKIQKDDGTILRSELTIIKPSSGATSEPVSMNVLNTAEIQVQSKSTSPKTPVSKATKCTNPASISTIEANSSFGNALITTESFYKKSAAQRPTATTPLSLSKKNPNQSKSNSSIGIKSKIARAVENLKNSSENSINIFSLNTNDQPKSKTSKHIVNSTPKVAVIINPVVPNLQEICTAHNNFDASAIPEEMFNPWNGDDLEESGSTSLGSIKRLEILKVPDDRLLTETNLQEPYHLTGFPNPPGENRCWLNATLQALFAMPLLDTFHHYNLQDCSKLTKYLITTKVHWMKGTSGREKAYQTIKLLKEELGVLDETYPSERQQDVSEFLMILLNHIKSDLGKLISAEEGVNEMENVPKNQQDSHKVLKTPQTPNKRQPLADISIPQCNGMKRSHSLGDPNQSPKLKKLALSHNVQDLRSPKLRKLSNPSDPSYKVHTPPLAPTNDETMLHKNPVDENFQLHLMEHYTCKGCQKHRQKKVDNLMLFVDIPSDDIMAPIDLQRAVENIFAPEERHLTCGTCKHDVHIMRTTFRRQPNILTLQVNRYGMSSEGIFSKISTDVTIPKNLDLGATFLNDAPKNSTAYEPICIIAHAGGTMDCGHYTSYVRHGNQWYHYNDMDVAPMTEEEALSAAQMTAYLVFFVKSAEQDSDEV; encoded by the exons ATGTTGAGCGTAGCAACAGCAGCGGTTCACCGAAATATACGGCCAAAAGCCACTACCACGTCACCAACTTCACCCaatataa tGGTTGACACCAGTTGTACCTGGAATGCAAGAATAACGCAATCTGCTAAGCGGAGACGTAATCATCAAGGTCCTTGTAGCGCTCGAAAGAAATTAATTCCGAGTCCTACGGAAGATTtatctttaaatttaaatctCAATAGTAGTGAAATCACTTTGACACCCATAAAGAAGACTATAGATAACACAGGCATTGCTGATCGAAATAATTATCATCAAACACCTAGCGATATCACACATAAAAATGATAGTAACAAAACAAATGATGCCACTTCCATGAGAAAGTGTAATGACGTTTATCTTATCGTAGAAGTACACGATAATACTGCTCCAACAACAAAAAATGGAGCAGTCAAAAGTGACCACACAGAATCAAAAAATTGCTCTTTGATGCCCTTTGTGAATTCAGATGAGATAAGTATTCGACCAATAGTTAAAAAACCGATTCAtaggaaaattcaaaaagatgATGGAACTATTTTGAGGTCTGAGTTAACGATAATCAAGCCTAGTTCTGGAGCAACTTCAGAGCCAGTATCTATGAATGTGCTCAACACCGCAGAAATACAGGTGCAAAGCAAGTCTACTAGTCCGAAAACTCCTGTTTCAAAAGCCACAAAGTGTACAAACCCGGCATCTATTAGTACTATTGAAGCAAATAGTAGTTTTGGGAATGCTTTGATTACCACAGAAAGTTTCTATAAAAAGTCAGCTGCCCAAAGACCGACAGCAACAACACCACTTTcactgtcaaaaaaaaatccaaatcaGTCCAAATCTAATTCATCCATTGGTATAAAGTCAAAGATAGCAAGAgcggttgaaaatttaaaaaactcatcggaaaattctataaatatattttcattaaacaCAAATGATCAACCAAAATCAAAAACGAGCAAACACATTGTGAATTCAACTCCAAAGGTTGCAGTCATCATAAATCCTGTTGTGCCGAATCTCCAGGAAATATGTACCGCCCACAATAATTTTGATGCATCTGCTATTCCGGAGGAAATGTTCAATCCCTGGAATGGGGATGATCTTGAAGAAAGTGGATCAACCTCCCTTGGCAGCATTAAACGGCTGGAAATACTGAAAGTACCAGATGACAGGTTGCTTACAGAAACTAATTTACAAGAACCATATCACTTGACTGGATTCCCAAACCCACCTGGAGAAAACAGATGTTGGTTAAATGCAACCTTGCAAGCATTATTTGCCATGCCCCTGCTAGATACATTCCACCACTACAACTTGCAGGATTgttcaaaattaacaaaatatttgaTCACTACCAAAGTACATTGGATGAAGGGTACCAGTGGAAGGGAAAAGGCATATCAAACTATAAA GTTATTAAAGGAAGAACTTGGTGTACTTGATGAAACATACCCCTCAGAGCGTCAACAAGATGTATCTGAATTTCTCATGATTCTGCTAAACCATATTAAATCAGACTTAGGAAAGTTGATTTCAGCTGAAGAAGGTGTAAATGAGATGGAAAATGTACCGAAAAATCAGCAAGATTCCCATAAAGTATTGAAGACACCTCAAACACCTAATAAAAGACAACCGTTAGCAGATATTTCTATACCACAATGTAATGGTATGAAAAGGAGCCACAGTCTTGGAGATCCTAACCAAAGCcctaaattaaaaaaactagCTTTGAGTCATAATGTTCAAGATTTACGAAGTCCGAAATTACGTAAATTGTCCAACCCATCAGATCCCTCTTACAAAGTGCACACACCACCATTGGCACCAACAAATGATGAGACAATGTTGCATAAAAATCCTGTTGATGAGAACTTCCAGCTCCATTTAATGGAACATTATACTTGTAAAGGATGTCAGAAGCATCGccaaaaaaaagtagacaACCTTATGCTTTTTGTCGACATTCCTTCAGACGATATTATGGCACCAATAGATTTGCAAAGAGCCGTAGAGAATATTTTTGCACCAGAAGAGAGACATTTAACCTGCGGAACATGCAAACACGATGTTCATATAATGCGTACCACATTTAGGCGTCAACCCAACATTTTGACCCTACAGGTGAATAGGTATGGAATGTCCAGTGAAGgaatattttctaaaataagCACTGATGTTACAATACCGAAGAATTTGGATCTTGGTGCAACATTCTT AAATGATGCACCCAAAAATTCAACTGCGTATGAGCCAATTTGCATAATAGCACATGCCGGTGGCACCATGGACTGCGGACACTACACCAGTTACGTCAGGCATGGAAATCAGTGGTATCATTACAACGATATGGATGTAGCACCCATGACAGAAGAAGAAGCTTTGTCTGCAGCCCAAATGACTGCTTATCttgtattttttgtaaaatcgGCAGAGCAGGACTCTGATGAGGTATAA